From the genome of Bos javanicus breed banteng chromosome 23, ARS-OSU_banteng_1.0, whole genome shotgun sequence:
GTACACCGATGACATTATTTCTAGAGAAACATGCTCTGGGAAGTTTGCTGAAGGCGTATAGAAGGACAGAAAATGGGCATGTAACCCAGCATAGGATGGAAGAGAGTCAGGGAGGTCTTCCTGGAGGGGACGCTGCTTCTGTTGTATATTCTTATAAATCCATGGTGTTGGGGGGTAGAGTTAAAGGGAAAGCCATGTTCAATGATCTGGTGGTGGAGAGCCTGGCATGTTCAAAAATACACAGGGAATTCAGGACCCTGTGCATGGAAAGAAGTGGCTAGACATACAGATCTGCAGCTCAGGGTGGGACTATGGATACAGATGTGAAGTGTGTCAGCAGACAAATAACACCCCTGGGAAATATTCCTGGGATCCTCCTCCCCCTGAGAATGTAAACATTGGCACCAAGGTGGTATAGGTGCCAATATTTACACTCCCAGGGcagaaaggcaaagcagaaagggtatgaaaaaagaatgatttaATTTAAAGGAGCTTAACCATCTGTTCTCCCACTTCTCTTTCCAATAATGATGTGGAGACCTAAGAAATTGAGGGATGCAAACAAAATGTGAAAACTGAAAGCTGTTTCCTCAAGTCTGCTTTGTacagctttttctttctctctccagacCCAACAGCCATCCTTGTCCTGCTAGAggagtttcactttttctatcacTCTCAACTTCATCTGATGTTTTTCGCCTGGCCACTGATGATGTTTCAGAGTTCTCAAATCTTATTGGACAGTGGGTGCAGGGTACTCCTTTTCTACTGTAGGGTAGCCGGGAGGTCACAATCATGTTTTCTAAACAGAGAGATTCTTGGAACCTGCAGAAATATCTAAAGGGAGAAGAGCAGGTCAGGGCTTTCAGTCTGTTCCATCAGGTTGCATTCTTCCCTTTCCATATTCATTCTGTTTATAAAAAAGTTTGTCCGCCTCAcaaagtatatttaaataataattagttTTACCAACTTTATTAACTATCTAATAAGAGCTTCAGTTAAAAGAACATTATTTATGTTAAGCCTATTGAAATATTGGAATGAGTTCTTGGGTCCCATTACTTGTGTAGACACTTCTGCAAAGCCAAGTTCTCTAGGCTGGAAACTCCTGAAATAAAATGCGATCATGTGAAATTTATCAGTGAATGAAGGGACAGTAAATTTTCACTGAAAACACAGTAAAGAAATtaacttggcttttttttttttttacagactttttactttgaaattatttGGAGCACTTTAAATACATGTTTTGTTAGAAAAAAATGGGTTTTATGGAGATGTCCTGAGACTTTCAGAGAGAGCAGGGATTAACTTGAAATGTTAGGAGATCAGAGTGATCAAGAAAATCCTCTGAGCATGCACAGtttatgttctctctctcttttttaaaaaaattgttcatttacttggctgtgccaggtcataGCTGCAGCAGGTGGGATGGCATGGGCATCTTTagtggaggcatgtgggatacaTTTCCCTGGCCAGgctgaacccgggtcccctggaTTGGGAGCTTGAAgtcctagtcactggaccaccaggaaagtcccctctcTTTTTGTCCCCAGTCAAAATTTGAAGATCCAGCGGGTAAACAGCTCCTTAGGCATTTGTGAGGTCACGCTAGTGAGGGTCCAGGGTAAGGGTGAGAAAATAGAGGCACTGTAGTGAGACAAGGATATGTGGTTGTTTTGCATGTGGAAGGTGGGAGTCAGTGTTTGATTGTTGGCTTCAGATTGTTCTCAAGTAGTGGACTTGGTTTCCAGGTTCTCAGACAGCATGAGAAGAATGTTAGAAAACTCAAGACCCAGGAATCTAAAGTTCTTTGTAAAGGacatttataaacaaaattttatgagTCTGGAAGACACTTAGGAATTCTCTCCAATCATCCTTTTGTAGACCAGAAAGCCAATATCCAGGGAGGTGAACAGACTTGCCCAGGTTAATTGAGTGTCAGCCCTGGGACTGGAACTCATGGCTCTTCTCAGTCCAGGGTTATTTATGTGTTTTCTCCAGGTCAGCTTCACACATTCTGCTAGGCTAGGGTTAACAGGCTCACATCACTCATGGCAACTCTCACGGTCCTCTCCCGGGCACCTCTGTTCTCAGGAAGTTCTCTGACTAATGGCGAGGGGGCTCTTAAAAGCTAAGGGGAGGACCACAAGAGTTAAAGGTCTTTAAGCTAGTGAAGGTCAGAGCTGCGGGCTAGGAAGTCACAAGTCAGGATTAGGAGTGGTGGGTTGTAAATCAGGGGAAAATTCTCAACAGAGAAAGACCATCCCATGTTTGGAACAGGGAGGACAAATGGGTTGATTGTGGGGCCAAGTGCCTAATCATAAGGTACTTTTGTTTACTGACTCCCCAGTAGCAAAAGTGAAAGTAACTTGAGGAGGTTTGATAACAAAGGGTAGAGAAAAACTTGAAAACCACCGTACCTTGAAAACCAGGCAGGGGATTTCCAATTTAGCTGCTTATATAAACTGGAGGCGAGGTCCTTTGCTCTGTCTTCTGATTCTGCTCCTCTGATTGCAGACATGGCCACTGTGGTCGATGTGAGTTGGGATTTGATACTGAGGGTGGAGAAAGGGAGAGGACCTCTGAGTCATGGGAGAGAATTGGGAATGGATGAGGGACAGTGCTGGGAAGTGAAGGGGGCGCTGCTGGAAAGGCATCTGGAAGGGGAGGAGATAGGCATTGTTACTTACTGAACGTGAAGAAAGTTTCCATGAAGAGAACCAGGTCGCTTGGCTCCTGAGTTCTCTTGCATTGAGACCTTGCACTGGTCACACTTAGGGGTACGTGGTAGGAAGTGGGAGTGGGCTTTGTGCTCAGCAGGGCTGGCAAGACTTGAAACTATGGGAATATTTTCTTGATCCTTTTCTGTCTTACCCTGTTTAGGCCTCCAGGGCTCTTAAACTTGAGCTTTCTTCTTTTACCAAAAGAGAGGTCTAcagaattcatttattctaagtTGTTAATGCCTGTGTAAGACTATATGCTCTACAAAAGGAACTTGGAATGAGGCTAATGCTTAGCATAGAAGCGTGTGAATTCAGTGAAGAAATGTCTGTGGCATCTAGTTTGGGAAGATATTTTGAATGAAGCCTGAAAGAGGTCCTCCAAGACTTTCAGGTGATAGCACAGGAGTGAGATTCCTTGTGTTCATATTATTGAAATAAGACTCAGATGTAGTCCCTACTTTCTGTGAGTGGGACCCCGATTCAATTAAAGGAGGGATCATATTCTACAACAGGTGGATATAAGAACACAGGAAACAGATGAGCAGGTGATATTGAACATAGCTTCACTACAATGTGTGAGTTATTATTTAAAGCATTAAGAAAGAAACTAACAATACAGAAAAGATGTGTCATAAACAGAATTTCCTTCTAAAGAAGTCATAGTCACAGAGGACATGTGAGTATTCCATTAGGCTGTCAGGTCTTGGGAATTCTGTTTGAGAGCTGTTTTTCAAATCTGGTGTACATCTTTGGATGCTTTCTAGGTGTATTTAGTTTTTGACATTTGACAACATTTATCTGGAGAGGAGACAGGTAAAAAAGATAGGAAATTATCAATAACATTTTGCAATGGATAAGAGGACAAAGGGATAAAACTGGTTTTCTTGCATTATAACCTGGAAATTTCAAAAACAAGTTTCAAACAAGGGAGGGGCACAGCTTGTAAAGGATCTGGAGGACCAGATAGGCAGAGAGGGGTGGGAGCAATGGAGGAGGGGGTACAAAGGGTATAGATGAGTGCAGTCATAGGCAACTCTCTCTTGGCCACTTTTGTCCAGGTGACTGTCTATTCTGAGAAATGGAAACCGATGACCTTCCCTGCCCATCCGGGAGACAGAGTGAATAAGATCAAGGAACATGTGCGCTCTAAGACCAGGGTTCCCGTGCAGGACCAGGTTCTCCAGCTGGGCTCGAAGACCCTAAAGCCGCAGAGAACTCTGTCATCGTATGGCATCGACAAGGAGACGACCATCCACCTCACCCTGAAGGTGGTGAAGCCCAGTGATGAGGAGCTGCCCTTGGTtttggtggagcctggtgagggGGGGCAGAGGCATGAGCTCCAGGTGCGAAGGTCCAGCTTAGTGACCCAGGTGAAGGAGATGATCAAGATGAAGACCGCTATACCCCCTAAGAATCAGATTGTGAACTGCAATGGAAAGAAACTGGAAGATGGGAAGATCATGGGAGATTATGGCATCAAAAAGGGCCATTTACTCTTCCTGACATATCCCTGCATTGGCGGATGATGACCCTGCAGATGGAATGATAGCAGAAACGAAAGAGCtcatttccttttacttcttACTCACTAATCACACCCTCTGAAAATCTCCCAAAATTAATGTGAAAGATAAATAGAAAGAGAAGATTTAGGTTGGGCTGGTGAAGAATGTTGTAGAACATTTCTAATTCATTGagtctttcattttcacatgaTTGAATAATTGCAAAATTGCATATAATACATTATATGTTGATATGTTAGAATATATTGGAATTTGAACACCTCTTAGAGGTAACATTCAAAGCCAGCTTGCAGTTTAATCCTGAATTGGTTCTGACTCATAGAAAAACTCCTATTTCCTTTCCCAATCAACAAAAGTACATTTTAGGTTGTGATCCATATTCTTCTAATTACTGTGTTTGCATCTATTGTTAGTGCAGTGCTTCTTCTATCATATCACTCAAAAATTGTTGAGCTACATTTACTTTCTACTTATAGAGAATAGTGAAATGCTTTATTATTGAACTATTTACTGTGATGATTCCAatcttattaataaataatttagaaattcaATCAAACAACTTCCCCTAGCCTTATTTAAAgctatttgttatgaagtgaaACTTGGTACCATGCCcctttctactctctgtttctcacACTCTTATTAAACCATTCTTATTTCTGGGGATGATGGTGGTCATGGCAAGATATTCATGGTGGGATCTAGAGATTTTATGCCTCTAGTGGGGGCTCCTTGGGAGTAGATGTACTTTAGGTGGGAACAGATTTTCAGAAAATTGAGTGATTGTGGAGCAGTCTCTGTCCTGACTGCCTAGGGCTCTAGCAGGTCTTCTCTGGGTTGGATGGGGGCTGAGGATTGGTTTCTGGGTTGACCCCAACATTCTGCCCACATTCTGGCTAGTGGAGTGTTcccctctctgcttcctccatctctctcccttcctttacTCCTATGTCTCACCACCTTAGGTCTCCTTCCCAATCACCTATATGTTTTCTTGCAGCCTGAAACATGTCCACCCTCTTCCCCACTAGTCTCTTCTCTTGTTTATAACTGTCTCAAGAACCACTTCCTGCAGAAGCCTTTCTGAACTTAATGCACTCAGCACAAACCGCACTTACGTGTTGCTCAGTATAATTATGGGTCAAGTTCTCTGGGGTGGGCACTATTTAACTGGGTAGGAGGGCATTTGTTTGCACTGATTCCCTGCAATGAGAGACCTGTCTTCTTTTTTTGGATGGAATCTCCCGCAGGGCTGAGTCTATGATTTTATTGTCACTTAGGGATATGTCTGATGACAGACACCATGGGGTCTTCCATGGCCTCCTCCACTAGACTGGGATCTTCATACATCTTCTTACCAGCATACGGACTCTTGACTTGGGGATATGGTAAGCCTGAAGATGGGAAAGGTCTTCCCCAAATCTCACTTTCTTATTTTCATCAGCTTTGGAGAAAGCCCAAGGGCCATTTTCCCCTCACTAAACCTGCACAGTTAAAGGACATGGGGGGTTTTCCCTATAGCACAAGAACATTTCCTGATGGGAGGAAGGGACCTCCCCATTAATCATGGGCTTCTTAAGGACAAGTCTTACGGATTCATGTAGAGAAATGAACAGCCTGAAGGCTAAACCCTTTCTTTCCACTGGGCATTCCCATCCTTGGGCCTTGGGGTAacactcccctccttccctccccaattGACTCACTGTGCATCTTGTCCTCTCCCCACAGCCCCCAGGAGCCTCCTCGCTGCCCCCTTCACTTCCTTATTCCTGAGGGTGTAGATGAGTGGGTTGAGGGCGGGTGTGACTACAGtgtagaaaagagaaatgaacttGCCCCGCCGTTGGTTGTAGTTGTGCGTGGGTTGCAGGTAGGTGTAGATGGCTGAACCATAGAACAGGCAGACGGCTGTCAGGTGAGACCCACAGGTGCCCACCGCTTTCCTGCGGCTGCCTCTGGTCCTCATGCCCCATACAGCACGGGCCACGCCGCCATAAGAGGCCAGGATGACGGCGGACGGCACCAGAAGGATGCACACGCGGGCAGCAAACATCTGGCGCTCGGTGGAGTCCTGGCCGCCGCCGTCGCAGGCCAGCTGGAGCAGCGCGGGCAGCTCGCAGATGAAGTGGTCCACCCGACCGGGCGCGCACAGCGGCCGAGCGGCCAGCAGCGCGGTTTGCGCGGCAGAGTTGGTGAGGCCACCGAGCCAGGCGGCAGCGGCCAGAGTGTGGCAGAGGCGGGGGGAGGCGAGGCCGGCGTAGCGCAGCGGACTGCATACGGCGGCTGCGCGGTCCAGAGCCATCACCGCCAGGAGGACGCACTCGGCCGAGCCCAGCGCCAGCGAAGCGCACAGCTGCGCCAGGCAGCCGCCGCGCTCCAGCCTCAGGGCCCGGCCGCGCAGGTTGGCCAGCAGGGGTGGCACCACGCTCGTGGTGAAGCCCGTATCCACCAAGGCCAGGTGGCAGAGGAAGTAGTACATGGGCGTGTGTAGTCGCGGCTCGCGCACCGCCAGCAGCACCAGCGCCGAGTTGCCCATCAGAGTCAGGAGGTAGCAGAGGAGGACGAGGACGAAGAGGACAGGCTGCAGGGAGGGCCAGTCGGAGAAGCCCAGCAGGAGGAAGCGCTCCTCTGTGCTGTGGTTGCCCTGAAGAGGGAAACTCGCAGGTTTGGAAGGACGATACACAGGGCGATGTGTCCCTTACAAGCAAAGGAAAACCCGGAccatgggagtggggagggggaacaGATGGCAGGCAGCACACACATGCTTAGGTGTCCACTGGAGCTCATTTACAGATCTGAACCTTTAGTTTAGGAAGGCAGCCATATATTAGTATGCTCTAGTTATATATTTACCAGAAAATTCTATGAGGAAATAGAATCTCCCTCCTAGAGATGAACAGACTTGGGGCTCAGTAAGGTAAAGCATCCCAAGGTCATAGATAAGTGAGTGCCCCTGTGGAAGTGTATTCAGGACTGTTTGATTTCCAAAATCAGTGTTTTATCAGTGGCTTTCCTGCCAGAAGGAGAAACTTTAATTTGTGGTGAATCTCTCTTCTAGGCTGTGTGCAATGTACATGTCACTCCTGCTTACCAGCTACTGTGATGAGCGTGAACAACACAGATGGACACATATGTACCAGCCTTTAAATCCAGAGTCATCTGGGTAGAGAAAGACCACtagccaggagacctgggtttcaccTAGTAGAACTCCCTTTTGTTAATGATTTGATATGGGGAcgtcatttcatttctttccacctcaattttttttcatgtgtgaaCCATTGAGTAAGAACTAAATGACATCTGAAGTTCCTGTACTACCTTCCTGGctctcattttaataaatatttttttcactttaataactATTTTTCAAGCAAAGTAAAAGTGGATGCAAAAGTCTTAATCCTTGAGGTAATGCCGAATCAAATTTCTAACAGTACAGAAACCATCATGGTTGATGTGATGGATAAAAGTCACATAGAAAGCTTCCTACTGCATGGTCTCTGACAGGTTATCATTGTAAggataacttattttaaaaatcatatttgccGTTCTTAAATTATAATCCTGTATTTTTAATTGTTCAGAAAAGAACCTTCTTTCccctaatacaacattgtatttGTATGGTTCTCTCATTTATCTTCATTAAAGCAGAACAAGTATTAATGTTTTGATTAACAATAAgggtttgggggacttccctggtggtccaggggctaagattccacgctcccaatgcagagacgctttgttcaatcccttgtcagggaaccagatcccacgtgccacacctAACAGTTCCCAGGACACAACGAAAGAGTCCTGCATGCCGCAGTGAAGATGCTTTATGCTACAACCAAGACCCGGCACGGCCAAatactgataaataaataaaaataattaaaaaaaaacccacaaggaTTTGGGAGTCAGACTGCCCCTGTTCCATTCTTGCTTCTCTCATTTCTTACCCGAGCAACCTTGGCCACTgttgtttaacctctctgtgcctcagtttcctgatgtgAAAGTAGAATTGGTTAAGTAGGTCAAACATGTCAAGCTCTTAGATCAGTTTCTGACAATGTAGTAGATGGTGAATGAATGTTAACTATCAAACCCTATTTCATATCAGGGAATAGGCTTCTAGAGGGTTCTTACACTAGGTCAGGACAAA
Proteins encoded in this window:
- the LOC133236530 gene encoding putative olfactory receptor 2I1, encoding MKGNHSTEERFLLLGFSDWPSLQPVLFVLVLLCYLLTLMGNSALVLLAVREPRLHTPMYYFLCHLALVDTGFTTSVVPPLLANLRGRALRLERGGCLAQLCASLALGSAECVLLAVMALDRAAAVCSPLRYAGLASPRLCHTLAAAAWLGGLTNSAAQTALLAARPLCAPGRVDHFICELPALLQLACDGGGQDSTERQMFAARVCILLVPSAVILASYGGVARAVWGMRTRGSRRKAVGTCGSHLTAVCLFYGSAIYTYLQPTHNYNQRRGKFISLFYTVVTPALNPLIYTLRNKEVKGAARRLLGAVGRGQDAQ
- the LOC133236535 gene encoding ubiquitin D-like, with protein sequence MATVVDVTVYSEKWKPMTFPAHPGDRVNKIKEHVRSKTRVPVQDQVLQLGSKTLKPQRTLSSYGIDKETTIHLTLKVVKPSDEELPLVLVEPGEGGQRHELQVRRSSLVTQVKEMIKMKTAIPPKNQIVNCNGKKLEDGKIMGDYGIKKGHLLFLTYPCIGG